ttaggtgagagttctgggtatttggcccagcttgcacccccttcatcatatggatagGAGTAACGGCAGATGTTGCCAAGATGGCGGTTTCAGGCATATTGTTCtactactttgtaaggtcctcgagaataatcaataaaatggCCACATGTATCTCCCAGATGCAAAGGCCGGGGGTCATCTTCCTTTTctaaaagagaaaatctctggaCATATCCATATGATTACTCGTGATCCCATTAGAAAGAGGAAAGAAAGAATAAAGAAATAGAAAGTGGCCCGGGATGGGCTAAATTTGACGTGAAGGGCTGTTGGCCACGTCTGGACTCTCTCATATTCTCCCCAGATATGAGTTGAGTTTGAAAGTTTGCGGACAACCAAGAGGACGAAGTGGAGGATCTGACTGAGTAGGCTTTTTAACTCGCTCTCTCTCCTGTCTGGGCACTGCCTGGATATTTAGGCCCTTCCCAGTGCCACATAGGCAAAAAAGTGATGTGACAATGTAATTAAAGAGGCGCGAGAATATTATGGTGGCCCCAGGAGGTAACGGTGCTAAACGCATGGACCTATGTAAAATGACTACAAACCAATGCGTGaaggagtttaattgttaaataATTCAATGAGGGGAGCCTAGCTACAAAAGtgaagcacctatgcattgggaaGACTACTTGCTAAGATTTTTTAATGCatttagcacctcatctaagtaCCGATGCATTGCAAGTGACCTTAGAGATGAAGTGGGAGGGAGGAGTAAATGCTCTTACTCACTACAAATTTTGTCTCAGTGGTTTGTTGGATATAGGTTCACAAAAAGAAGAGCCCTTTTAAGGTGGTCCCTCTAACCTGACAAGAGGTAACAGTACCTAGTTAATCTAAGCTACTGATTATAGTAGTAGTGGACCCATGTTTTTTTTACGGACCGACCCATGTGGGGATGAACCTTCCGTGATGAACACTGACCCTGACACACGCCGGAGCAGTGTACATTTGAtgaactaggggctgtttagttTGTGATTATGGTTACCACACATTATCACACCTAGGGTAAGACAAGTTTAACCAACATAGATGCTTGTTTGGTTCAAGCCTTACTTTAGGAAAGACTTTTTATCACACTAGGATCCCACAATACATACACTTAAAAAATATGGCAAGATATTTTTGGACTTGTCAACTTGTGGCTTTTATTTTATTGAATTAACCTCAGACAAGTTTAGCAAGAAGCGTGTGGCAAAATGTGGCATTGCAAGCGTGCAGATACCTGCGCCCCAAGCGAAGTGAAGCGTCTGTTGGCGATGCCTAGACGAGACACCCGGGTCCCGATGATCTGAATGAGTGTGAATCGAAGACGACGACGATGACATGATTGATCGACGGCACCGGCCGGCTTCTTTTCTGTCATGTCTAGGCTTTCCCAGCTCTGCTGCTCAAGCTGCATGTCTGGTGTTTGCTTGCTCCTCACATGCAAACAATCTTGGGCTAGTGGGAATATACATCACGATGTCTGTCGTCGTTGTCGTACGTACAAGTGTTCCTCTGTTACTGGGACGCTAGCTAGGCAGGCAGTGCTGCTCGCCATGAGTAATGCGGCTCCCAGATATAGGAAGCGGTAGGATTCCATTCACGCATCCATCCATCAACCAGTGCAGTGACTGGCGCAACGTCAATCTAGCTGCCTGCCATGAACCATCATGCACTCAGGTCGGACATGACATGCATCACTCAGGCTGGCATGGATCACTACCAAACTGTTGCAGCGGTACTGGAACATCTGTAGCCACGATCGATCCACGTCCACCAATGGATCCTGGCCGCGCCCTGTTGTACCAGCTACGTGTTCCTCCGTCGCTGGCCATGGCTCATGGGGAGTGCCACCCGCAATAACTTAAGTAGCACGCTATAGGGTTCGAAATACTAGTAGGTCTTACGCTAGCTAAGAGATTTGTTCAAACACATGAATAAATATTTTAAATAGTGCGCCATAGCACTGCTATAGTGTTTATAAGAGGTTTGCCGGCATAGTGCGCTATAGGTACCCATGGGCCATGGCCACCATCTACCTGCAGCTGGCTATAAACCTCCCGCGCCGCACCTCAGCTCAGCTCGCTATGTCTATGCTAGAGTGAAAGCCATACACCGTGGCACCGAGCAGCCAAGCTTCCCCTAGCTTCTTCTTCGGCAGATTGATGGAGACTCAAGCTCCCCCTGCTTCTCTAGACCTGTCTCTGGCACTGGCCACCATGCCACCACCgttaccaccaccaccaccaccagcagcCCCATCTCTCTCTCTTCAGGCTGCCGGAGATGCCGTTTCTAGTGCTGCTGCTGGCGCCGGTTGGAAGGTCTTCTTCTGCCTCTTCTGCGACAAGAAGTTCCTCAAGTCGCAGGCGCTGGGCGGCCACCAGAACGCGCACAGGAAGGACAGGGGCGCCGGCGGCTGGAACGCCAGCCTCTACCTCCCAGCTGCTGACCACGCCTCGCCGCCGACCACCGCAACTGCTCGTCCTGAGATCGACGAcgagaagcagcagcagcagcttgaTCTTAGCCTTAAGCTTTAGCTAGCTAGCTCGCTTATGTACGTTTTCTCCTCTTTAATTAGCTAGTGCCTCTGTGCATGTGCTAATATGCACTAGACATCTCTGGTATGTACTGTACGTACGTATATACGAGAGAATAGTGTTGCCCAGTTTGCAAATTTGAACGTACCCATGCAAAAAACTACTCCTTCCGTTCACTGTTATAAAATATTTtgactgaaatgagtgaacaggcacactaaaacgtgtctacatacatccaatttagaaaaaaagttagaacatctttATAGTAAACGGAGGGAGCATATGGCATGCAACATAAGAAAAAAAATCTCAGACCATGTTTGTGATTGCTACGTTAGTTATTAAAACTACTACTTTGCAGTAAAAACTAAAAATCCATTATACACCTGAAAAAAAGTTCTCCCTCTAATCGTTATTTTCACCTTAAAAACGGCGTTTATCGAAAAGGCAAGGTGATATATGAAACTAATAATTAGGCCAGGATGTAGGTGACGTGCTGACACAATGTTTTCTTTTCATATATTAAACAATCAAGAATTAACCCTTTGCCCATATTTCCTGCAAACATCATCATTACTTGTCACAACTAAGGCATCAAGAGTGCTGGGTTGGCAACCTACTGTTAGCTCTGCCTGTGATTTATGCCAACAGAAACATGTTATACAGTGAAGAGCAAGCACTCTCCACATTTATATCATGGATGCAACATAATCTTTTTCTTTTGTAGCTAAAACCTCTTTTCACATGTACTTTATCGAATTATATGCTCCACTACATTATAATATTAATACATAACTATACTAAGATCCTTTCCTATTGTTTTCCTGTGTAAAAAGAGACGTTATTTTTAGTGTTATCTCTAGAAGTAAAATATTCACATTCCTCCAGTCATGCAACGGTTAAATTCAAAAGGTTTGCTTAATCTATGTTGTCTAAGATTTGTTGCGTCTAAGTTGATGCCTTGAGCCATGTTGGGATTCACGTGAGGATGGCGagaatattttcttttctttctatGAGAAAGGGTGTGATGAGTTAAGAATATTAGCTTAGAGGGATAGGGACGTTGATATGTACTTAAAATAATTCAGTCAACTTACACATACCCGGACCAAAATTCTAACTAGAAAACATATAAGAGATGATGATATCTAAGTACAATAAGAAAACCATTTTAGCTTTACCGTTATCGGACTATCTCCTTGTAGAAAAGAAGGCAAAACTCTTTCTTTTTATTTCCCTGCCTTCAAAGTTTTCTTTTATTATTGTTGAGTATTGCCAAATCAAATCCAGAAAATCAAATCAAGCAATTATCATTAATATTTTTGCTTCGTTTAGAAAGGACCGAGGCCATCTCGCAGTATTGTGCATGTCATAAACACAGTAGGTAGATCAAATATAATACGCTGAttcatgcccccccccccccccccccccgacttgTTTCACTCGGGCATACAGACCATTTTCTCTACTCTGATGCCATTTTAGATGCGGTACGCCCGAGATGTGTTCATGTCTGACAGAGGACACTTATATATGACCTCTCTTTCCTAGATGAACCATAAAGCAACAACGAGTAAAACAAACAGTTAATTGGAGTTGAACTACAATAAAAAATTAAGCTAACACCCATACAATAACCCAAATTCCAGCATGTTATTCCTACATAACTAAATTAATAATCCCTACCAACTtatttctctcaacatgcaaAAATCATCTCGACATGCAACCATGCGTGGAAAATTTCGTTCTATTACAATAGTTATATTTACTATACAACAATTAAATACAATAAACCAACTATATTTCTAGTTTCGGTATTCATACTATCAATCAAATATTAGTATTCCAACAACCAAACTAGTTGAGATATAATGGAATCAATTTTCGCATCCACGCGCATGTATTGTCTGATTAACATGATCCTTGAACGTTTGCCGGGATCAataaactactccctctgtctccAAATATAAGACGTTCTTGCTCCAAAATGTCTTATACTTTGAGACAGAGGTACACTATGGAATGAGCCAGCATTGTCGTATGTCCAGGGGGCCAAGATCCAGCGAGCACTGCACGCACAGTGGATGGGTGCTGGTAGTTTCTCAGAGAAAGGACGATGTACACTATTGACGGAGACTTGAGAGCAGAGCTATAGGTATATATGCCAGCTGAAGTGAAGTGTTTGTCATGGCCTGCTTGCCCACACAGGCCGGGCCATAAATAGTTATTGAGAGCTTGCCAGGACATATGAACTGACGAGGACACGACTGATCAGTGCATCTGGTTTTAGCCATGTATAGCCTTGCTTGTTATGTGCCGACATAGGTACAAGAATGCACGTCTGTGCCCTTGGCCCCAACAGGACACAGGGAAGATCACGTATATGATACTGATGTTGAAGAAGATCCTATTCTGAGGGTGTACTCTGTGTCGTCTACATTTTGAAAAGTATAAGTGGTATATGTCCGCCTGCGTGTCAACATTTCGTGTACTTGGGGGAGGTTAATTAGTCATGCGTCGTGTAGCTAGGATCATGTTGCTTGTTGCATGTTGTAAGCACAATTAGTTTTCCTTATCGAAAAAGCATAATTAGTTGGACCTGGCTACCTGGCGCACGAGCGCTCGTTCGGGCCAGCGAGCGCCCTCCCCAAAAGGAAAGTTTTACCGCACGCCACGTCAGGACAGTTTAGAAAAGGAAAAACCTCCCGCGCCAGCTCCCACCTGCATTTATTAGGGGATCAAAAACTTTAAGAACTTGTAACTTTTGATTAGAATGTCAAAATTCAAATCCGTTTTCACCGGTGGGTTTCTCGCGACgagttcttcaaaactagatcccatatgagTAGGTTTCGAAGAACTTTTTTTTCCGAGCAACTTTGTGTGCTACAGAGGCAAGTTTAGTGTTATAGAAAAGCAACTCCTTTTTCCTAGTATGACTACCTATCAACGGAGGATCCTTTTAAGTCGGTTACCATGACTATCAATTGACTAGTTTCACCTCTAAATCGCCTAACATAAAGACAACGCCAATGTGGATCACCAAAACGCCCCAAATATCGGAATCGACCTCTCTAGACACTTTTAGCCATCCAATGAGTCCAACTACTATCAGGCATGTAAAAAAGGTCTGCTGCCCCATATGAGTTCCTTGCAGTAAAAAATAGCATGCATCCCCTATGCAAAagtaaaaaacatgcaacaacttTGCTATGATTTCAGACAACTCTTACAAAATTTGAAGCAACTAGTGTCATG
The Aegilops tauschii subsp. strangulata cultivar AL8/78 chromosome 3, Aet v6.0, whole genome shotgun sequence genome window above contains:
- the LOC109768840 gene encoding uncharacterized protein translates to METQAPPASLDLSLALATMPPPLPPPPPPAAPSLSLQAAGDAVSSAAAGAGWKVFFCLFCDKKFLKSQALGGHQNAHRKDRGAGGWNASLYLPAADHASPPTTATARPEIDDEKQQQQLDLSLKL